A part of Streptomyces sp. NBC_01497 genomic DNA contains:
- a CDS encoding dipeptidase, with product MSGTVTDANGYLDEARELLAAFPVVDGHNDLPWAMRQKAGYDLDAVDVAGDRSGELHTDIPRLRRGGVGGQFWSVYVPSDLGPDENAVAATLEQIDFVRQLVARYPKDLAPARTADEMEVARSEGRIASLMGAEGGQSIADSLGTLRALYELGVRYMTLTHNHNLRWADSATDTPRAGGLTAFGREVVREMNRLGMLVDLSHVAATTMRDALAVAEAPVIFSHSSSRAVCDHPRNIPDDVLAQLPANGGVAMATFVPKFVLPEAVAWTQAADENLRAHGLHHLDTTPGAMRLHEEFEAAHPRPVATAATVADHLDHMREVAGVDHVGIGGDFDGTAFTPSDLSDVAGYPNLLAELRARDWSREDLAKLTWQNAVRALRGAEEASRTLRARRGPSLATIEQLDGAPAA from the coding sequence GTGAGCGGCACGGTGACGGACGCGAACGGATACCTGGACGAGGCGCGGGAACTGCTGGCGGCGTTCCCCGTGGTCGACGGCCACAACGACCTGCCCTGGGCGATGCGCCAGAAGGCCGGCTACGACCTCGACGCGGTGGACGTGGCGGGCGACCGCAGCGGCGAACTCCACACGGACATCCCCCGGCTGCGGCGCGGCGGCGTCGGCGGCCAGTTCTGGTCGGTGTACGTGCCCTCCGACCTGGGCCCGGACGAGAACGCCGTCGCGGCGACGCTGGAGCAGATCGACTTCGTGCGCCAACTCGTGGCCCGCTACCCGAAGGACCTGGCACCGGCCCGCACAGCCGACGAGATGGAGGTGGCGCGCTCCGAGGGCCGGATCGCGTCGCTGATGGGGGCCGAGGGCGGCCAGTCCATCGCCGACTCGCTGGGCACGCTGCGCGCGCTGTACGAGCTCGGCGTCCGCTACATGACCCTCACCCACAACCACAACCTGCGCTGGGCGGACTCGGCGACGGACACCCCCCGCGCCGGCGGCCTCACCGCCTTCGGCCGCGAGGTCGTGCGCGAGATGAACCGGCTGGGCATGCTGGTCGACCTCTCGCACGTGGCGGCGACCACGATGCGCGACGCGCTCGCCGTGGCCGAGGCACCGGTCATCTTCTCCCACTCGTCGTCGCGGGCCGTCTGCGACCACCCGAGGAACATCCCCGACGACGTGCTGGCGCAGCTGCCCGCGAACGGCGGAGTCGCCATGGCGACGTTCGTCCCCAAGTTCGTCCTGCCGGAGGCGGTCGCCTGGACACAGGCCGCCGACGAGAACCTGCGCGCGCACGGGCTGCACCACCTGGACACCACGCCGGGCGCCATGCGCCTGCACGAGGAGTTCGAGGCGGCGCACCCCCGCCCGGTCGCCACGGCGGCCACGGTGGCGGACCACCTGGACCACATGCGCGAGGTCGCCGGCGTGGACCACGTGGGCATCGGCGGCGACTTCGACGGCACGGCGTTCACCCCGAGCGACCTGTCCGACGTGGCCGGCTACCCCAACCTGCTGGCTGAACTGCGCGCCCGCGACTGGTCCCGCGAGGACCTGGCGAAGCTGACGTGGCAGAACGCGGTCCGCGCCCTGCGCGGCGCGGAGGAGGCCTCCCGCACGCTCCGCGCCCGCCGGGGCCCGTCCCTGGCGACGATCGAGCAGCTGGACGGCGCACCGGCCGCCTAG
- a CDS encoding glycoside hydrolase family 26 protein, producing the protein MRHSSARPPARPFGRPPARGSGGTRLFLALATVGALLAGLGTWWFARSSDHARPPGDCAPTKLLEPPCGAWWGAYVPYASNGSLTDAVLSFEQKIGRRLDLVYTYHDMSNTQRDGVLLTPDERRLGEDRMLMLAWESTVWTEPHHRNYTQTQLGWARVAAGDFDRTIIDPQAERIKKYGKTIFFSFDQEADFRTPDAGTPAEFIAAYRHVHDRFAQLGVNNVIWVWTVSGYLGHTSQMKALYPGDAYVDWIGMDQYNYYLCHKSPDWLDFRQSQQPAYDWLRKNISATKPIMMSEFSTAPDPADPDRQKGWYEQIPKAAPELPGVKAMVQWDSPVPGPDCDLRADHGPALQGYREAGGAPYVNQPLPAQVR; encoded by the coding sequence ATGAGGCACTCCTCGGCCAGGCCCCCGGCCAGGCCCTTCGGCCGGCCTCCGGCGCGTGGCTCCGGCGGCACGCGGCTGTTCCTCGCCCTCGCGACGGTGGGGGCGCTGCTCGCCGGGCTCGGCACCTGGTGGTTCGCCCGCTCCTCGGACCACGCCCGGCCGCCGGGCGACTGCGCGCCGACGAAACTGCTGGAGCCGCCGTGCGGGGCGTGGTGGGGAGCGTACGTGCCGTACGCGTCGAACGGCTCGCTCACCGACGCCGTGCTCAGCTTCGAGCAGAAGATCGGCCGCAGGCTCGACCTGGTGTACACGTACCACGACATGTCCAACACCCAGCGCGACGGCGTGCTGCTGACGCCCGACGAACGCCGGCTCGGCGAGGACCGGATGCTGATGCTCGCGTGGGAGTCGACGGTCTGGACGGAGCCGCACCACAGGAACTACACGCAGACACAACTGGGCTGGGCGCGGGTGGCCGCCGGGGACTTCGACCGGACGATCATCGATCCGCAGGCGGAGCGCATCAAGAAGTACGGGAAGACGATCTTCTTCTCCTTCGACCAGGAGGCGGACTTCCGTACGCCCGACGCGGGCACCCCGGCGGAGTTCATCGCCGCCTACCGTCATGTGCACGACCGCTTCGCGCAGTTGGGCGTCAACAACGTGATCTGGGTCTGGACCGTGTCGGGCTACCTCGGCCACACGTCGCAGATGAAGGCGCTGTACCCGGGAGACGCGTACGTCGACTGGATCGGCATGGACCAGTACAACTACTACCTCTGCCACAAGTCGCCGGACTGGCTGGACTTCCGGCAGAGCCAGCAACCCGCCTACGACTGGCTGCGGAAGAACATCTCGGCGACCAAGCCGATCATGATGTCGGAGTTCAGCACGGCCCCCGACCCGGCCGACCCGGACCGGCAGAAGGGCTGGTACGAGCAGATACCGAAGGCCGCCCCAGAACTTCCGGGCGTCAAGGCCATGGTGCAGTGGGACAGCCCGGTCCCCGGACCTGACTGCGACCTGCGGGCGGATCACGGTCCGGCCCTCCAGGGCTACCGCGAGGCCGGCGGGGCCCCCTACGTGAACCAGCCGCTGCCGGCGCAGGTGCGCTGA
- a CDS encoding response regulator transcription factor: MTRVLLAEDDASISEPLARALRREGYEVEVREDGPTALDAGLQGGIDLVVLDLGLPGMDGLEVARRLRAEGHAVPILVLTARADEVDTVVGLDAGADDYVTKPFRLAELLARVRALLRRGASEPAPAPATHGVRIDVESHRAWMGDDELQLTAKEFDLLRVLVRDAGRVVTRDQLMREVWDTTWWSSTKTLDMHISWLRKKLGDDAANPRYIATVRGVGFRFEKS; this comes from the coding sequence ATGACCCGTGTACTGCTCGCCGAGGACGACGCATCCATCTCCGAGCCGCTGGCCCGCGCCCTCCGGCGGGAGGGGTACGAGGTCGAGGTCCGCGAGGACGGCCCCACCGCTCTCGACGCGGGCCTCCAGGGCGGCATCGACCTGGTGGTACTCGACCTCGGCCTGCCCGGCATGGACGGCCTTGAGGTCGCCCGCCGGCTCAGGGCCGAGGGCCACGCGGTACCGATCCTCGTCCTCACCGCGCGCGCCGACGAGGTCGACACGGTCGTCGGCCTCGACGCCGGTGCCGACGACTACGTGACCAAGCCGTTCCGCCTCGCCGAACTGCTCGCCCGCGTGCGGGCCCTGCTGCGGCGCGGCGCCAGCGAGCCGGCGCCCGCGCCCGCCACCCACGGGGTACGGATCGACGTCGAGTCGCACCGCGCGTGGATGGGCGACGACGAGTTGCAGCTCACCGCCAAGGAGTTCGACCTGCTGCGCGTCCTCGTGCGGGACGCGGGCCGGGTCGTCACCCGCGACCAGCTGATGCGCGAGGTCTGGGACACCACCTGGTGGTCCTCCACCAAGACCCTGGACATGCACATCTCGTGGCTGCGCAAGAAGCTCGGCGACGACGCCGCGAACCCCCGCTACATCGCCACGGTGCGGGGCGTGGGCTTCCGCTTCGAGAAGAGCTGA
- a CDS encoding ATP-binding protein produces MRRRLINSTLAVVLVVIAVFGVSLVIVETRTITSSAQESVDSEALRVVSIVDGRLLGGESITAGILKQQITANRFARIDVPGHGDVQVGKEPKGSVIRGQGRGEQGEIVTVEEQSSSVTREVGRTLLIIGAVALLAIIAAVLLAVRQANMLASPLVDLAETAEKLGSGDPRPRHKRYAVPELDRVADVLDSSAERIGRMLTAERRLAADASHQLRTPLTALSMRLEEITVTEDLDTAREEASIALNQVERLTDVVERLLTNARDPRTGSAIPLDLDRIIKQQIEEWKPVYRGGGRAIVRSGRQGVWVMATPGAIAQVLAALIENSLMHGGGTVALRTRVTGNQAVIEVTDEGPGVSPDLGARIFERAISGHNSTGIGLAVARDLAEADGGRLELLQPNPPVFALFLSRETQEPEEQQRPVR; encoded by the coding sequence TTGCGCCGTCGACTGATCAACTCCACGCTGGCCGTGGTGCTCGTCGTCATCGCCGTCTTCGGCGTCTCCCTCGTCATCGTGGAGACCCGGACGATCACGAGCAGCGCCCAGGAGAGCGTCGATTCCGAGGCGCTGCGCGTGGTCAGCATCGTGGACGGCCGGCTGCTCGGCGGCGAATCCATCACCGCCGGCATCCTCAAGCAGCAGATCACCGCCAACCGCTTCGCGCGGATCGATGTGCCGGGCCACGGCGACGTGCAGGTCGGCAAGGAGCCCAAGGGTTCCGTCATCCGTGGCCAGGGACGCGGCGAGCAGGGCGAGATCGTGACCGTCGAGGAGCAGAGCTCCTCCGTCACCCGCGAGGTCGGCCGGACCCTGCTGATCATCGGCGCGGTCGCGCTGCTCGCCATCATCGCCGCCGTCCTGCTCGCCGTACGGCAGGCGAACATGCTGGCGTCGCCCCTCGTGGACCTCGCGGAGACCGCGGAGAAGCTGGGATCCGGCGACCCGCGGCCCCGGCACAAGCGGTACGCGGTACCGGAGCTCGACCGGGTCGCCGACGTCCTCGACTCCAGCGCCGAACGCATCGGCCGCATGCTGACCGCCGAGCGCAGGCTCGCAGCGGACGCGTCGCACCAGCTCCGTACCCCGCTGACGGCGCTGTCCATGCGGCTGGAGGAGATCACGGTCACCGAGGACCTGGACACCGCGCGGGAAGAAGCGTCGATCGCGCTCAACCAGGTGGAACGGCTCACCGACGTCGTCGAACGGCTGCTCACCAACGCGCGCGATCCCCGCACCGGGTCGGCGATCCCCCTCGATCTCGACCGGATCATCAAGCAGCAGATAGAGGAATGGAAGCCCGTCTACCGCGGCGGCGGCCGTGCCATCGTGCGCTCCGGACGGCAGGGCGTGTGGGTGATGGCGACTCCCGGGGCGATCGCGCAGGTGCTCGCCGCGCTGATCGAGAACTCGCTGATGCACGGCGGCGGCACCGTCGCCCTGCGCACCCGCGTCACGGGCAACCAGGCCGTCATCGAGGTGACGGACGAGGGACCCGGTGTCTCACCCGACCTCGGTGCCCGCATCTTCGAGCGGGCGATCAGCGGCCACAACTCGACGGGCATCGGCCTCGCGGTCGCCCGTGACCTCGCGGAGGCGGACGGCGGGCGCCTGGAGCTGCTGCAGCCGAATCCCCCGGTGTTCGCACTGTTCCTGAGCCGCGAGACCCAGGAACCGGAGGAGCAGCAGCGCCCGGTGCGGTGA
- a CDS encoding STAS domain-containing protein, giving the protein MDPQTVGSTNRGRLRVEVRTEGRSEVVTAAGELDHHTAELLRAPLDEALDQGRSRLVIDCSQLEFCDSTGLNVLLGARLKAEAAGGGVHLAAMRPVVARVFEITGAEAVFGVHASLRDALAE; this is encoded by the coding sequence ATGGACCCCCAGACGGTCGGCAGTACGAACCGGGGCCGACTCAGGGTCGAGGTTCGCACCGAGGGCCGCAGCGAGGTCGTGACGGCAGCCGGTGAGCTCGATCACCACACGGCCGAACTACTGCGTGCCCCGCTGGACGAAGCACTCGATCAGGGGCGGTCACGCCTGGTGATCGACTGCTCGCAGCTGGAGTTCTGCGACTCGACCGGACTCAACGTGCTGCTCGGCGCCCGCCTCAAGGCGGAGGCGGCCGGCGGCGGTGTCCACCTGGCCGCGATGCGGCCCGTGGTGGCCCGGGTCTTCGAGATCACCGGCGCGGAGGCTGTCTTCGGTGTGCACGCCTCGCTGCGCGACGCGCTCGCGGAGTGA
- a CDS encoding RNA polymerase sigma factor SigF, with amino-acid sequence MEETMSPRLDEPRTPIAPSASTPEPSVADVTSEVYGPDAATPGVPAQAVSPETQPLPASADYADTEDLPWIPPQDVLVEMDAVNARVLSKTLFARLEALEEGTHAHAYVRNTLVELNLALVKFAASRFRTRSEPMEDIVQVGTIGLIKSIDRFELSRGVEFPTFAMPTIIGEIKRFFRDTSWSVRVPRRLQELRLDLAKTSDELAQRLDRAPSVGELAEALGLTREEVVEGMTASNAYTASSLDAQPEEDEGGGGEATLADRIGYEDHSIEGVEYIESLKPLIAGLPHRDRQILSLRFVANMTQSEIGDELGISQMHVSRLLSRTLVKLRKGLTLEE; translated from the coding sequence ATGGAGGAGACCATGTCACCCCGGCTCGACGAACCGCGTACCCCGATCGCGCCGTCGGCATCAACGCCCGAACCTTCTGTGGCCGACGTCACATCCGAGGTGTACGGTCCCGACGCGGCGACCCCCGGGGTCCCCGCCCAGGCCGTCTCCCCCGAGACCCAGCCCCTTCCCGCGTCGGCCGACTACGCCGACACCGAGGACCTGCCGTGGATCCCGCCGCAGGACGTGCTCGTCGAGATGGACGCGGTCAACGCCCGTGTGCTGTCGAAGACGCTCTTCGCGCGCCTCGAAGCCCTGGAAGAGGGCACCCACGCACACGCCTATGTGCGCAACACCCTGGTCGAGCTCAACCTCGCCCTGGTGAAGTTCGCGGCATCCCGCTTCCGTACGCGCAGCGAGCCCATGGAGGACATCGTCCAGGTCGGCACGATCGGCCTGATCAAGTCGATCGACCGGTTCGAGCTGAGCCGGGGCGTCGAGTTCCCGACCTTCGCGATGCCGACGATCATCGGCGAGATCAAGCGCTTCTTCCGTGACACGTCCTGGTCGGTGCGGGTGCCGCGCCGGCTGCAGGAGCTCCGCCTCGACCTGGCCAAGACCAGTGACGAGCTCGCGCAGCGCCTCGACCGCGCCCCGAGCGTGGGGGAACTGGCCGAGGCCCTGGGCCTCACGCGCGAAGAGGTCGTCGAGGGCATGACGGCCAGCAACGCGTACACCGCCAGCTCGCTGGACGCGCAGCCCGAGGAGGACGAGGGCGGCGGTGGTGAGGCCACCCTCGCGGACCGGATCGGCTACGAGGACCACAGCATCGAGGGCGTCGAGTACATCGAGTCGCTCAAGCCGCTGATCGCGGGCCTCCCGCACCGGGACCGGCAGATCCTCTCGCTCCGCTTCGTCGCCAACATGACGCAGTCCGAGATCGGCGACGAACTCGGCATCTCGCAGATGCACGTGTCGCGGCTGCTGTCGCGGACGCTGGTGAAGCTGCGCAAGGGGCTCACGCTGGAGGAATGA
- a CDS encoding ATP-binding protein yields MSTTRQPPPGDLGPEPDADQVPVTDGSNRTLTLDGASGVVPLARDFTRQALYDWGWLPASTTDARAAAEDVLLVVSELVTNACLHAEGPERLRVSTAAKVLRLEVTDRGAGQPAPRTPHQAGRPGGHGMFIVQRLCLDWGVLRTPGTEGKTVWAELAAPA; encoded by the coding sequence ATGAGCACCACCCGGCAGCCACCGCCGGGCGACCTCGGCCCCGAGCCGGACGCCGATCAGGTGCCCGTGACGGACGGCTCGAACCGCACGCTCACACTGGATGGAGCCAGCGGGGTCGTCCCGCTCGCCCGTGACTTCACCCGTCAGGCCCTCTACGACTGGGGCTGGCTGCCCGCGTCCACCACGGACGCGCGAGCCGCCGCGGAGGACGTACTGCTGGTCGTGTCGGAACTGGTCACCAACGCGTGCCTGCACGCGGAGGGCCCCGAGCGGCTGCGCGTCTCGACCGCCGCGAAGGTGCTGCGCCTTGAGGTCACCGACAGAGGAGCGGGCCAGCCCGCTCCTCGTACACCCCACCAGGCCGGGCGGCCCGGCGGGCACGGCATGTTCATCGTCCAGCGCCTCTGCCTCGACTGGGGCGTCCTGCGTACCCCCGGCACCGAGGGCAAGACGGTCTGGGCCGAACTGGCGGCACCCGCGTAA
- the purE gene encoding 5-(carboxyamino)imidazole ribonucleotide mutase, with protein sequence MTSENAPLVGIVMGSDSDWPVMEAAAKALDEFGVPYEVDVVSAHRMPREMIAYGEGAVDRGLKTIIAGAGGAAHLPGMLASVTPLPVIGVPVPLKYLDGMDSLLSIVQMPAGVPVATVSVGGARNAGLLAARILAAHDPALLTHMKEFQQELNDQATEKGKRLRAKAQGEASFGFRK encoded by the coding sequence ATGACCTCCGAGAACGCGCCGCTCGTCGGCATCGTGATGGGCTCCGACTCCGACTGGCCGGTGATGGAGGCCGCCGCCAAGGCACTGGACGAGTTCGGGGTCCCCTACGAGGTCGACGTGGTCTCGGCGCACCGCATGCCGCGCGAGATGATCGCGTACGGCGAGGGCGCGGTGGACCGCGGCCTGAAGACGATCATCGCGGGCGCGGGCGGCGCTGCCCACCTGCCGGGCATGCTGGCCTCGGTGACACCGCTCCCGGTGATCGGCGTGCCGGTCCCGCTGAAGTACCTCGACGGCATGGACTCCCTCCTGTCGATCGTGCAGATGCCCGCCGGTGTCCCGGTCGCGACGGTCTCGGTCGGCGGGGCGCGCAACGCGGGCCTGCTCGCCGCCCGGATCCTCGCCGCACACGACCCGGCACTGCTGACGCACATGAAGGAATTCCAGCAGGAGCTGAACGACCAGGCGACGGAGAAGGGCAAGCGGCTCCGGGCGAAGGCCCAGGGCGAGGCGTCCTTCGGTTTCAGGAAGTGA
- a CDS encoding 5-(carboxyamino)imidazole ribonucleotide synthase has product MTFPVVGMVGGGQLARMTHEAGIPLGLKFKLLSDTPQDSAAQVVADVVVGDYRDLETLRSFARGCDVITFDHEHVPLAHLRALEADGVTVRPGPDALAHAQDKGVMRERLMALGVPCPRHRIVTDPADVTAFAAECVAADADAGGIPGAGDGYPVILKTVRGGYDGKGVWVVRSEADAAEPFRAGVPVLAEEKVDFARELAANVVRSPHGQAVAYPVVESQQVNGVCDTVIAPAPGLSEELSGEAQELALRIAKELDVVGHLAVELFETRDGRILVNELAMRPHNSGHWTQDGSITSQFANHVRAVLDLPLGDPRPRARWTVMGNVLGGDYPDMYAAYLHCMARDPQLKIHMYGKDVKPGRKVGHVNTYGDDLDDVLERARHAAGYLRGTITE; this is encoded by the coding sequence GTGACGTTCCCCGTAGTCGGCATGGTCGGTGGCGGTCAGCTCGCCCGTATGACCCATGAGGCGGGCATCCCCCTCGGCCTGAAATTCAAGCTCCTCAGTGACACACCGCAGGACTCCGCCGCGCAGGTGGTGGCCGACGTCGTCGTCGGCGACTACCGCGATCTGGAGACCCTGCGGTCCTTCGCACGCGGCTGCGATGTGATCACCTTCGACCACGAGCACGTACCGCTCGCGCACCTGCGGGCGCTGGAGGCGGACGGCGTGACCGTGCGGCCCGGCCCCGACGCCCTGGCGCACGCCCAGGACAAGGGCGTCATGCGGGAGCGGCTCATGGCGCTCGGTGTGCCCTGCCCCCGCCACCGCATCGTGACGGACCCGGCCGACGTGACGGCCTTCGCGGCCGAGTGCGTGGCCGCGGACGCCGACGCGGGCGGCATCCCGGGCGCGGGTGACGGATATCCGGTGATCCTCAAGACCGTCCGCGGCGGCTACGACGGCAAGGGCGTGTGGGTCGTACGGTCCGAGGCCGACGCGGCCGAGCCCTTCAGGGCCGGGGTCCCGGTGCTCGCGGAGGAGAAGGTCGACTTCGCGCGGGAGCTCGCCGCCAACGTCGTACGCTCGCCGCACGGTCAGGCCGTGGCCTACCCGGTCGTCGAATCGCAGCAGGTCAACGGCGTCTGTGACACCGTGATCGCCCCCGCGCCCGGCCTGTCGGAGGAACTGTCGGGCGAGGCGCAGGAGCTGGCGCTGCGGATCGCGAAGGAACTGGACGTCGTCGGCCACCTCGCGGTGGAGCTGTTCGAAACGCGCGACGGCCGCATCCTCGTGAACGAACTGGCGATGCGCCCGCACAACTCGGGCCACTGGACGCAGGACGGCTCGATCACCTCGCAGTTCGCGAACCACGTCCGGGCCGTCCTGGACCTGCCCCTGGGCGACCCGCGCCCGCGCGCGCGGTGGACCGTGATGGGCAACGTGCTCGGCGGCGACTATCCCGACATGTACGCGGCGTACCTGCACTGCATGGCCCGGGACCCGCAGCTGAAGATCCACATGTACGGCAAGGACGTGAAGCCCGGCCGCAAGGTCGGACACGTCAACACCTACGGCGACGATCTGGACGACGTGCTGGAGCGCGCCCGTCACGCCGCCGGCTACCTGCGAGGAACGATCACCGAATGA
- a CDS encoding GtrA family protein, translating into MSVRGGDAASGARPRRLLQEIVKFGAVGGAGLLVNLLVFNLVRHATNLQVVRASVLATIVSIVFNYIGFRYFAYRDSDKSGRTRELMLFLFFSAIGLVIENGILYTATYGFGWHTPLESNVFKFLGIGVATLFRFWSYRSWVFKTLPGGGESFLEREKGRKTQPDRVG; encoded by the coding sequence ATGAGCGTACGGGGCGGGGACGCGGCATCGGGGGCGCGGCCGCGTCGGCTGCTCCAGGAGATCGTCAAGTTCGGCGCCGTGGGCGGGGCCGGCCTGCTGGTGAACCTGCTGGTGTTCAACCTGGTCAGGCATGCCACGAACCTGCAGGTGGTGCGGGCGTCGGTGCTCGCGACGATCGTGTCGATCGTCTTCAACTACATCGGCTTCCGTTACTTCGCGTACCGGGACAGTGACAAGTCGGGCCGTACCCGTGAGCTGATGCTGTTCCTCTTCTTCAGCGCGATCGGCCTGGTCATCGAGAACGGCATCCTCTACACGGCGACGTACGGCTTCGGCTGGCACACGCCGCTCGAAAGCAACGTCTTCAAGTTCCTCGGCATCGGCGTGGCCACGCTGTTCCGGTTCTGGTCGTACCGCTCGTGGGTGTTCAAGACGCTGCCGGGCGGTGGCGAATCGTTCCTGGAACGGGAGAAGGGCCGTAAGACGCAGCCCGACCGCGTCGGCTGA
- a CDS encoding peptide MFS transporter → MATTLTKDAPSPPGDGKTFFGHPRGLATLFMTEMWERFSFYGMRALLTIYLLSGGPDASKGLHAGGLGMDLAAATAIYSIYNSLVYLLAMPGGWLGDRVWSPRRTVAVAAGTIMVGHLTLALPGSGTFFIGLALVALGSGLLKANISTMVGHLYKGPNDPRRDGGFTIFYMGINVGAFFAPLTIGTVGEKYSWHLGFALAAVGMALGLIQFLIGTRHLSPESSKVPQPLSREERSSWLRKGLLWLIVAVVAYAVIGLSGHFTMNWAMIPLTVAGLVIPAGVLWRIKRDKALSTGEQTKMSGYIWFFVAAAVFWMIYDQGGSTVQAFGTDKASDSVLGLAFPTSWYQSLNPVFIMALAPVLAWFWLWLNRRGKEPSTVTKFSVGLVFIGVSFFFFLIPLFMAVDGTLVSPMWLVGIYLIQTVGELCLSPVGLSVTTKMAPEKYASQMMGVWFLAVTAGDSVTGLLSIAKVDLSGTGVVTMEAALATLAGLAVVMYRRRVRDLMGEIH, encoded by the coding sequence ATGGCGACCACTCTGACGAAGGACGCGCCCAGCCCACCCGGCGACGGCAAGACCTTCTTCGGCCACCCGCGCGGCCTGGCCACCCTGTTCATGACCGAGATGTGGGAGCGGTTCAGCTTCTACGGCATGCGGGCGCTGCTCACGATCTACCTGCTGTCCGGCGGCCCGGACGCCTCCAAGGGCCTGCACGCCGGTGGCCTGGGCATGGACCTCGCCGCCGCCACCGCGATCTACTCGATCTACAACTCCCTCGTCTACCTGCTCGCGATGCCGGGCGGCTGGCTCGGCGACCGGGTCTGGAGCCCGCGCAGGACGGTGGCGGTCGCCGCCGGCACGATCATGGTGGGGCACCTGACCCTGGCGCTGCCCGGGTCGGGCACGTTCTTCATAGGCCTCGCCCTCGTGGCGCTCGGCTCGGGCCTGCTCAAGGCCAACATCTCGACGATGGTCGGCCACCTGTACAAGGGTCCGAACGACCCGCGCAGGGACGGCGGCTTCACGATCTTCTACATGGGGATCAACGTCGGTGCCTTCTTCGCCCCCCTGACCATCGGCACCGTCGGTGAGAAGTACAGCTGGCACCTGGGCTTCGCCCTGGCGGCCGTCGGCATGGCGCTCGGCCTCATCCAGTTCCTGATCGGCACCCGCCACCTGAGCCCCGAGAGCAGCAAGGTGCCCCAGCCGCTGAGCCGCGAGGAGCGCTCCAGCTGGCTGCGCAAGGGCCTGCTGTGGCTGATCGTCGCCGTCGTCGCGTACGCCGTCATCGGGCTGAGCGGCCACTTCACCATGAACTGGGCGATGATCCCGCTGACCGTCGCGGGGCTGGTCATCCCGGCCGGTGTGCTGTGGCGGATCAAGCGGGACAAGGCCCTGTCGACAGGCGAGCAGACCAAGATGTCCGGGTACATCTGGTTCTTCGTGGCAGCCGCCGTGTTCTGGATGATCTACGACCAGGGCGGTTCGACGGTCCAGGCCTTCGGCACCGACAAGGCGTCCGACAGTGTGCTCGGCCTGGCGTTCCCGACCTCCTGGTACCAGTCGCTGAACCCGGTCTTCATCATGGCGCTCGCGCCCGTCCTGGCCTGGTTCTGGCTGTGGCTGAACCGGCGCGGCAAGGAACCGAGCACGGTCACGAAGTTCTCGGTCGGCCTCGTCTTCATCGGCGTCTCGTTCTTCTTCTTCCTGATCCCGCTGTTCATGGCGGTCGACGGGACGCTCGTCAGCCCGATGTGGCTGGTCGGGATCTACCTGATCCAGACGGTCGGCGAGCTGTGCCTCTCGCCGGTGGGCCTGTCCGTGACGACGAAGATGGCGCCGGAGAAGTACGCGAGCCAGATGATGGGCGTGTGGTTCCTCGCGGTGACCGCGGGCGACTCGGTGACGGGTCTGCTCTCGATCGCGAAGGTGGACCTCAGCGGTACGGGTGTCGTGACCATGGAAGCGGCTCTGGCGACGCTCGCCGGCCTGGCCGTCGTGATGTACCGCCGCCGGGTCCGGGACCTGATGGGCGAGATCCACTGA